From a single uncultured Fibrobacter sp. genomic region:
- a CDS encoding Rne/Rng family ribonuclease — protein sequence MANKCKRGILISKTPYEKRIAIMEDGELVELVVEGVSSNRVLGNIYKGVVQKVLPALKAAFIDIGLEKAGFLHQEDAMDRNELLRREYGDDDDEGGSSKEVSIDEILQEGQEIMVQVVKEPISTKGARLTTHLSFAGRFLVCMPGTNFIGVSKRERDPAKRREFKKVVRRLKGRDVGYIVRTNGLNESEFEINKQMRELESKWEQTKYNFENQPAETCIYEESDSIEQTVREYFSDNTDYVYIDNRDEYFALREYLKVLSPDKLDKVKLWSSNESLFEYFKIENDYARSLQRQVPLPRGGNLVIEQTEALVSIDVNTGPKVHGKDQAKIILETNIDACYEIAKQLRLRDVGGLIIIDFIDMETEADNEIVYQEFRKAIRRDKAPISPAPISQFGLMEVTRKRVRVNLMTEKTERCPVCDGGGRIATLESTLGMIDRWMARAKAKGKLREVTLVVSAQVIDVLCKDHNRMFNYLEYKHGMSISLVEDEHAHINQFWFYDKMGEDITDLYKFV from the coding sequence ATGGCAAATAAGTGCAAGCGTGGAATTTTGATTAGTAAGACCCCTTACGAAAAACGTATCGCCATCATGGAAGATGGCGAACTCGTTGAACTTGTCGTCGAGGGAGTTTCTTCTAATCGAGTTCTGGGCAATATTTATAAGGGCGTGGTCCAGAAGGTGCTTCCGGCACTCAAGGCTGCGTTCATTGATATTGGCCTTGAAAAGGCAGGCTTTTTGCATCAAGAAGACGCCATGGACAGAAACGAACTTCTCCGTCGCGAATATGGTGACGACGACGATGAAGGCGGTTCTTCCAAGGAAGTCTCGATTGACGAAATCCTGCAGGAAGGCCAGGAAATCATGGTTCAGGTGGTCAAGGAACCGATTAGCACCAAGGGTGCCCGTCTGACGACGCACCTGAGCTTTGCAGGTCGTTTCCTCGTGTGCATGCCGGGCACTAACTTCATTGGTGTCTCCAAGCGTGAACGCGACCCGGCCAAGCGCCGCGAATTCAAGAAGGTGGTCCGCCGCCTGAAAGGTCGCGACGTGGGCTACATCGTCCGTACCAACGGCCTGAACGAATCCGAATTCGAAATCAACAAGCAGATGCGCGAACTCGAAAGCAAGTGGGAACAGACGAAGTACAACTTCGAAAACCAGCCTGCCGAAACCTGCATCTACGAAGAATCCGATTCCATTGAACAGACGGTGCGCGAATACTTCAGCGACAACACCGACTACGTGTATATCGACAACCGCGACGAATACTTCGCCCTGCGCGAATACCTCAAGGTGCTCTCGCCGGACAAGCTCGACAAGGTGAAGCTCTGGAGCTCTAACGAAAGCCTATTCGAATACTTCAAGATCGAAAACGACTACGCACGCTCCCTGCAGCGCCAGGTACCGCTCCCGCGTGGTGGAAACCTCGTGATCGAACAGACCGAAGCTCTTGTCTCCATCGACGTGAATACAGGTCCGAAGGTCCACGGCAAGGACCAGGCGAAGATCATTCTCGAAACGAACATCGACGCCTGCTACGAAATCGCAAAACAGCTGCGCCTGCGCGACGTGGGCGGCCTTATCATCATCGACTTCATCGATATGGAAACCGAGGCCGACAACGAAATCGTGTACCAGGAATTCCGCAAGGCAATCCGCCGCGACAAGGCCCCCATCAGCCCCGCCCCCATCAGCCAGTTCGGCCTCATGGAAGTCACCCGTAAGCGCGTCCGCGTGAACCTGATGACCGAAAAGACCGAACGCTGCCCGGTATGCGACGGCGGTGGACGCATCGCGACACTCGAATCCACGCTCGGCATGATCGACCGCTGGATGGCCCGCGCAAAGGCGAAGGGCAAACTCCGCGAAGTGACCCTCGTGGTAAGCGCCCAGGTGATCGACGTGCTCTGCAAGGACCACAACCGCATGTTCAACTACTTGGAATACAAGCATGGTATGAGCATCAGCCTCGTGGAAGACGAGCACGCCCATATCAACCAGTTCTGGTTCTACGACAAGATGGGCGAAGACATTACCGACCTTTACAAGTTCGTGTAA
- a CDS encoding ammonium transporter, producing MNEAATVVPVSDAIFMTENIWIMISAMLVFIMGLGFACVEAGLVRAKCAANVAFKNIAVPAIGITMYAAIGFALMYPGTFNAISGVLGFAGFGIGDWADPSKFTAAYNGHFTLFTDWLFQAMFAATAATIVSGAVAERVKLNSFLVFTIIYVAFVYPIVGSWTWGGGWLSSIGKAGFHDLAGSTLVHSVGGWAALAGVMILGPRIGKYVGGKVHAIPAHNIPLATIGVFMLWFGWWGFNAGSALSGDAKATSWILVTTNLAAVAGIITATLTSWIVSKKPDATMALNGCLAGLVAITAGADVVTPLSSWIIGAIAGVLVVGAVFMFDRLHLDDPVGALSVHLVNGVWGTLAVGIFDITGDYTIGTQAIGVIAYAVPCFGAASLIFYAIKKTMGLRVTERQELRGLDQSEHGQESYSGFQIFSNM from the coding sequence ATGAACGAAGCAGCAACTGTCGTACCTGTCAGCGACGCCATCTTTATGACAGAAAACATTTGGATCATGATTAGCGCCATGCTGGTGTTTATCATGGGCCTGGGCTTTGCCTGTGTCGAAGCGGGTCTTGTTCGTGCCAAGTGCGCGGCCAACGTCGCTTTCAAAAACATCGCGGTTCCCGCCATAGGAATCACGATGTACGCCGCCATCGGCTTTGCCCTCATGTACCCCGGAACGTTCAATGCGATCTCCGGTGTACTTGGATTTGCCGGATTCGGCATCGGTGACTGGGCAGACCCCTCTAAGTTCACCGCCGCCTACAACGGTCACTTCACCCTCTTCACCGACTGGCTGTTCCAGGCGATGTTTGCAGCAACCGCGGCAACGATCGTCTCTGGCGCTGTCGCCGAACGTGTGAAGCTGAACTCCTTCCTCGTCTTCACCATCATCTACGTGGCCTTCGTCTACCCGATCGTGGGTAGCTGGACATGGGGCGGCGGCTGGCTTTCTTCCATCGGCAAGGCCGGTTTCCATGACCTCGCAGGTTCTACGCTCGTTCACTCCGTAGGCGGCTGGGCAGCTCTCGCTGGCGTCATGATTCTTGGACCGCGTATCGGTAAGTATGTCGGCGGCAAGGTGCACGCCATTCCAGCCCACAACATTCCGCTTGCCACCATCGGTGTGTTCATGCTCTGGTTCGGTTGGTGGGGATTCAACGCCGGTTCCGCACTCTCCGGCGATGCAAAGGCTACTAGCTGGATTTTGGTGACCACGAACCTCGCCGCTGTTGCAGGCATCATTACCGCAACGCTCACGAGCTGGATTGTTTCGAAGAAGCCGGACGCCACCATGGCCCTCAACGGCTGCCTTGCAGGCCTTGTCGCTATCACTGCCGGTGCAGACGTGGTTACCCCGCTTTCTTCCTGGATTATCGGTGCCATCGCTGGTGTGCTCGTCGTCGGTGCAGTCTTCATGTTCGACCGCCTGCACTTGGATGACCCGGTCGGTGCTCTCTCGGTTCACCTGGTGAACGGTGTGTGGGGTACGCTCGCTGTCGGTATCTTCGATATCACTGGCGACTACACCATCGGCACTCAGGCCATCGGCGTGATCGCTTACGCGGTTCCCTGCTTCGGTGCTGCTAGCCTCATCTTCTACGCTATCAAGAAGACCATGGGCCTCCGCGTTACCGAACGTCAAGAACTCCGCGGCCTCGACCAAAGCGAACACGGACAAGAATCCTACAGCGGATTCCAAATCTTCAGCAATATGTAG
- a CDS encoding P-II family nitrogen regulator: MKLITAYIQPERLNIVKQELYENKIYKMSVTNVLGCGQQRGYNQRFRGVVTEVNLLKKICLKIAVNDEFVKPCIDAIIKGARTGAIGDGKIFVTELEQCIRIRTGETGPEAIG, translated from the coding sequence ATGAAGCTCATTACAGCTTATATCCAACCCGAGCGATTGAACATCGTAAAGCAAGAACTTTACGAGAACAAGATCTACAAGATGTCTGTTACTAACGTTCTTGGCTGCGGTCAGCAGCGCGGTTACAACCAACGTTTCCGTGGCGTGGTGACCGAGGTTAATTTGCTCAAAAAGATCTGCTTGAAGATTGCGGTGAACGACGAATTCGTCAAGCCCTGTATCGACGCCATCATCAAGGGAGCTCGTACGGGCGCTATCGGCGACGGCAAGATTTTCGTCACGGAACTCGAACAGTGCATCCGCATCCGCACCGGAGAAACGGGCCCCGAGGCAATCGGGTAG
- the bioA gene encoding adenosylmethionine--8-amino-7-oxononanoate transaminase, with protein MKNLLDFDSEHLWHPYAALKNTPARFLAKSAHGTTIETADGLKLIDAVSSWWCMAHGHNAPEIVEAIQKQSEKMCHVMFGGFTHEPAIELGEKLVNFLPEGLNKIFFADSGSIAVECSAKMAVQYQHSLGRPERCKLVALKGGYHGDTAGAMALSDPDGMHTLFRGIMPHHYFAERPNCRFDEAWNPADFASMEHVVEEHKDEIAAVICEPVFQGGNGMWLYNANYLKALRELCDRYGILLILDEIASGFYRTGPRFAMMHTAENGAGNSRECKCADFVKPDIMCIGKALTGGSITMAACVASEKVAETITNSKIPAFMHGPTYMANPLACAAGIASLSLFESRDYASSVARIEKRLKQNLEPLRSLENAADVRVLGAIGVLELKAKPSADDILRVIRETGVWLRPFCNYVYTMPPLITTDSEIDRICEAIKMIGECEPAPVVEGEDEFHE; from the coding sequence ATGAAAAATCTACTTGATTTTGATAGCGAGCATTTGTGGCACCCGTATGCGGCGCTGAAAAATACTCCGGCCAGGTTCCTTGCAAAATCCGCTCATGGAACGACTATTGAAACGGCCGACGGCTTAAAACTGATTGACGCGGTATCGAGTTGGTGGTGCATGGCGCATGGGCATAACGCCCCTGAAATCGTCGAAGCGATTCAGAAACAGAGCGAAAAAATGTGCCATGTGATGTTCGGCGGCTTTACGCACGAACCTGCGATTGAACTTGGCGAAAAGCTGGTGAATTTTTTGCCGGAAGGTCTCAACAAGATTTTCTTTGCGGACTCGGGAAGCATCGCCGTGGAATGCAGCGCCAAGATGGCGGTGCAGTACCAGCATTCGCTGGGTCGCCCGGAGCGTTGCAAGTTGGTTGCCTTGAAGGGCGGCTACCACGGCGATACCGCTGGTGCAATGGCGCTTTCTGACCCCGACGGAATGCATACGCTATTCCGCGGAATCATGCCACATCATTATTTCGCGGAACGTCCGAACTGCCGCTTTGACGAGGCCTGGAATCCGGCGGATTTCGCATCGATGGAGCACGTTGTCGAGGAACATAAGGATGAAATCGCTGCCGTGATTTGCGAACCCGTGTTTCAGGGTGGAAACGGCATGTGGCTTTATAATGCGAATTACCTGAAGGCGCTTCGCGAACTTTGCGACCGTTACGGCATCCTGTTGATTCTGGACGAAATCGCTTCGGGCTTTTACCGCACGGGACCGCGCTTTGCGATGATGCATACCGCCGAAAACGGTGCTGGTAATAGCCGCGAATGTAAATGCGCCGACTTCGTAAAGCCGGACATTATGTGCATTGGCAAGGCGCTTACGGGCGGAAGCATTACGATGGCGGCTTGCGTTGCGTCCGAGAAGGTTGCCGAAACGATTACGAACAGCAAGATTCCGGCATTTATGCACGGCCCCACTTACATGGCGAACCCTTTGGCGTGTGCCGCAGGAATCGCTTCGCTTTCGCTATTCGAAAGTCGCGATTATGCGTCGAGCGTTGCTCGGATTGAAAAACGCCTGAAGCAGAATCTGGAACCGCTGCGTTCGCTTGAAAATGCGGCCGATGTTCGTGTCCTCGGTGCGATTGGCGTCTTGGAACTGAAAGCGAAACCTTCTGCGGACGATATTCTGCGCGTGATTCGCGAAACCGGCGTGTGGCTCAGGCCTTTCTGTAATTACGTCTACACGATGCCTCCGCTCATTACGACCGATTCCGAAATCGACCGTATCTGCGAAGCTATCAAGATGATTGGTGAATGCGAACCCGCGCCTGTCGTAGAAGGCGAAGACGAATTCCACGAATAA
- a CDS encoding GGDEF domain-containing protein — translation MHVLDLEDKTVFPIKSNEFIDKFMKCDIPLQESLTNIMVNLACPESIATIKNFTTLSTLPERMKNTNVISEIFHGKIHGWSKAIFVRIGEEKPLRRVLYLVENVNAQMTKLEQEKELLEQNRKQQNMINALMNGFASVVGVDFVTEKVEFFRVYDRIKNALGLMKEPPSLKVLIEKFVSTAVLEEDRDNLRKVIDESYIKEYVPVGHSLSKIFHNELGQYVEMKIVRTGEETAVFGFTDKTNEITEINDKIYRDSLTQVMNRKYFDDKLASQNCQAVVMADIDFFKEINDNHGHQCGDAALAAVASILSSSVRDLDHVVRYGGDEFLIAFKGITHEVLKIRLEQMRAKAEKTKLQDYPNVKLTMSFGGTFGDGIVTDMLSFADKALYVSKKKRNCVTIVPFEEKI, via the coding sequence ATGCACGTTCTTGATCTTGAAGATAAAACCGTGTTCCCTATCAAGAGCAACGAATTCATCGACAAGTTCATGAAATGCGACATTCCTCTACAAGAAAGCCTCACCAATATCATGGTGAACCTTGCATGTCCAGAAAGTATTGCCACTATCAAGAATTTCACGACCCTTTCAACGTTGCCGGAACGCATGAAGAATACGAATGTCATTTCAGAAATTTTTCATGGAAAGATTCACGGTTGGAGCAAGGCGATATTTGTTCGCATCGGCGAAGAAAAACCCCTACGCCGAGTCCTGTACCTTGTCGAAAACGTGAATGCGCAAATGACAAAGCTGGAACAAGAGAAAGAGCTCTTGGAACAGAACCGCAAGCAACAAAATATGATCAACGCACTCATGAACGGATTCGCCTCTGTTGTCGGGGTCGATTTTGTAACTGAAAAAGTGGAATTTTTCCGCGTTTACGACCGAATCAAGAATGCTCTTGGCCTGATGAAAGAACCGCCTTCGCTCAAGGTTCTTATTGAAAAATTTGTCAGCACGGCTGTACTCGAGGAGGATCGGGACAATCTTCGGAAAGTGATTGACGAGTCCTATATTAAAGAATACGTGCCCGTTGGACATAGTTTGTCCAAAATATTCCATAATGAACTCGGTCAGTATGTCGAAATGAAGATTGTACGAACCGGCGAAGAAACTGCGGTATTTGGCTTTACCGATAAAACTAACGAAATCACGGAAATTAACGATAAAATCTACAGGGATTCGTTGACTCAAGTGATGAACCGTAAGTATTTTGATGACAAACTAGCATCGCAAAATTGTCAAGCCGTCGTAATGGCCGACATCGACTTTTTCAAAGAGATCAATGACAATCACGGTCACCAATGTGGCGATGCCGCCCTTGCAGCTGTGGCATCGATACTGAGTTCATCGGTTCGTGATTTGGACCACGTCGTACGCTATGGAGGCGACGAATTCTTAATCGCGTTCAAGGGAATCACTCATGAAGTGCTGAAAATCAGACTTGAACAGATGCGCGCCAAGGCCGAAAAAACAAAACTGCAAGATTACCCGAATGTAAAGCTAACAATGAGCTTTGGCGGAACATTCGGAGATGGAATCGTTACAGACATGCTCTCTTTTGCCGACAAGGCGCTTTACGTATCCAAGAAAAAACGGAACTGCGTTACCATAGTTCCGTTTGAAGAAAAAATTTAA